One stretch of Cygnus olor isolate bCygOlo1 chromosome 1, bCygOlo1.pri.v2, whole genome shotgun sequence DNA includes these proteins:
- the MAB21L3 gene encoding protein mab-21-like 3, with product MKPFTDEDVEIYIQSKVEPRHYLVSKTVEEVQKIIQQLTTEISYKATRFQAISNSGIHNENIKVLAPSQFLITVPLRGLTGYRECQVQHWRYYTVHGAKLLSSVRDPEELHQWLELEQFSKSLQQWHETDVNIEGDLVPAKVLVVFRELVEKSIISCNLSSKVTVLESFSSVVRVAVETSESQVEVELVPTVEIPTCWPEKARWPRCLKRWPSQEKVQCIKSLGFDLLARSNYHWQLCFARAEHMLMEGLDEDGGCRMKCFRVMRQMKEDVWCAGNKPIITAYHLQTVLFWTCEKYPRTKDWRCFREAFLRLVQKLHKCVSQHFLKHYFVKNTNLLKYANTSDLDVVASKLAVFLENPVFCLD from the exons ATGAAACCATTCACAGATGAAGATGTAGAAATCTACATCCAGAGCAAG GTGGAACCACGACATTATCTGGTTTCCAAAACAGTGGAGGAGGTGCAGAAAATCATCCAGCAACTGACCACAGAAATCAGCTATAAGGCCACACGATTCCAGGCTATCTCCAACTCTGGCATTCACAATGAGAATATTAAG GTCTTAGCACCCAGCCAATTCCTCATCACAGTTCCTCTGCGCGGCCTGACCGGGTACAGGGAATGCCAAGTGCAGCACTGGCGTTATTACACCGTGCACGGAGCCAAGCTCCTCTCCTCCGTGCGGGACCCCGAGGAACTGCATCAATGGCTAGAGCTGGAGCAGTTCTCAAAAAGCCTTCAGCAGTGGCATGAAACAGACGTAAACATCGAAGGCGATCTGGTTCCAGCCAAAGTCCTCGTCGTCTTCCGGGAGCTGGTGGAGAAGTCGATTATCTCCTGTAACCTCTCCA GCAAAGTGACAGTGCTGGAGAGCTTCAGCTCAGTGGTCCGGGTAGCTGTGGAGACGTCAGAATCCCAGGTGGAGGTGGAGCTGGTCCCTACTGTGGAGATCCCGACTTGCTGGCCTGAGAAAGCCCGGTGGCCTCGCTGCCTTAAGCGTTGGCCTTCCCAGGAAAAAGTGCAGTGCATCAAG TCACTTGGATTTGACCTTTTGGCCCGCTCCAATTATCACTGGCAGCTGTGCTTCGCCCGTGCTGAGCATATGCTCATGGAAGGCCTCGATGAAGATGGTGGTTGTCGCATGAAGTGCTTCAGGGTCATGAGGCAGATGAAGGAAGATGTCTGGTGTGCTGGAAATAAGCCTATCATCACTGCTTATCACCTTCAG ACAGTGCTATTCTGGACGTGTGAAAAATACCCACGCACCAAGGATTGGCGCTGCTTCCGCGAAGCCTTCCTGAGACTGGTGCAGAAGCTGCACAAGTGCGTAAGCCAGCACTTCCTCAAGCATTACTTTGTCAAGAACACCAATCTGCTCAAATACGCTAACACCAGTGACCTGGACGTGGTGGCCAGCAAGCTCGCAGTCTTCTTGGAGAACCCTGTCTTCTGCCTGgactga